The stretch of DNA TACCTTACTGCagtagctctagctgctggtagcttagattacacattcctaagggttggggaatgagttttatgaattcttgtgggaagagggagcaggagaggagagagctgtgcagactcaggcccccaggaatgaaagatttttctgagagaggaagtctgataacaaagaacatatttacataaaaggagacaagatgtcctgaggctcatttatcaatactgggcaaatttgcccatgggcattaacccatagcaacctatcagagattggcttttctcagccagctgcaggtagaacaatgaatgcaacaatttgattgcttgccatgggttattgcccacgggcaaaattgcccagtgttgataaatgacccccgccccctgtgtttctttagatagaggactcagtgcagcttttctgtgagtgcttatggctgtatttacatagacctttctgttaaagtttacttagtttttacctttcctttaaccATGCAATACATGTTACcagtaattttatttattttattctttaatcCAGACATTAGGCTGCCTACTAGAGAAGGAGACATCATTCAAAATCCAGGCCGTAACGCCATAAACTGCCCAAGCTGCCTTTGGCCTAAGTCTGATGATGGGACTGTCCCTGTGCCTTACAACTTCTCCTACAGCTACAGTAAGTTTCCTTTTCTGTATTAGGCCAATCACTATTCCTTTCCTTCTTAATATTCTCTAGTGATTTGTTCCTTAAATGGATCCTTTCTATTCTGTCTCACCCAGACGCGGATCAGTTAGCTCTCTTTAAGACGGCTATGCAGGAGTTTGAAACCTTAACCTGTGTGAGATTTGTACCATGGACAACAGAAGATGATTTTCTCAACATCATGTCTAATGGCGGGTAGGTTTGGGACCAACGCAGAACGTAGTTTATGAACATGTAGGGATATTATCACAATTAGGTGGTAGTGGTAATGGTCCATGTAACCATAGTGATTCCCCAGCAGTAAGAACAATATTGCAGGAAATATTGGATCAAATTTACAATAAATCTCTGGATCAATGTTGGTTACATGGTGATAAAATGATCACAACTTGTAGGCATTTTCACTAAATTATATGCTTTAttatgatgattatgatgatgaggatgaatattattatcttaataatatcTCAATGAAAATCTAAGGCAACTATTTAGCACTTACAATTTAATATTTTAGATTTGAACTGGATATTAAACTTTTTTATGAGACTCTGCTGCTTGTTTTTTTCTAGTTGTGCTTCTTTGATTGGGAAAAGTGGAGGATCTCAGATAGTTTGGTTGGATGCAAGTGGCTGCATGTCCAAGGGGATCATCCAGCATGAACTGAACCATGCCCTGGGCTTCTACCATGAGCAGAACAGAAGTGACCGGGATGACTATGTCATTATCCATCCTGAGAATATCATACCAGGTAAAACAATGCAGTGAGAATATGTGTTTATTAAATCACCCGGCATAGCTTCTGATTTATTTCTGGCactacatttttgctttttctgtataagtgaatgattattatgttttattggtCTTGAGAAATATAATAGCCCATTTTATTGGTGTTCAAAATATAATATCTGTATTGTGTTTACTGTTTTTATATTGTTGAATAGAGTGTTAATTATATAATTCAATATTGTTATCCATCATTAATTTATTTCAGATTTATCTTTATAGAttaatttactttaaaggagattGAAAGTCTCAATCACtaggggttgccaaatgttaggcaccctgcacctgtagtgatgtgtgggtcgattAAAAGTTGACCCGCACACAACCTTAAAAACCCGTCCACTCCCAGTCCGAACCCTACTCGACCCAGAAAGAACCCTCTATTCATAAACCTGCATCTGACctgcccatctctgatgtcacaaaagagGCAAGGCAGGCACTTATCTATAAATTGAGGGAGCTGGAAGCTGGCAGTCTAAGGTTGCCCATGACCAGAAATGGTGTGCAGAAGTTAGTGCGAACCCACACGACCCGCGGATCCAACAGGTTTCAgcccggcccgcacatcactacttaCCTGATACCATGGGCCGgtgctcttgttagcagaaaactgcccccaGCAGGGGTAGATTTCAACGACCACCACGGAGCGATCCTCTTCCCACATTTTTCTTcttgagcatgcccagtagagtgaaaagccaaactcaaatattttttcactctactgcacatataTTTGCCAATGAGGTATTGAAGAAAGAAAAATCAGGAAGATGAGCACTCTGTGGTTCTCGCTGAAAAGAACAAGTGAAAGAAGAGTGAAGAAGAAAGTGCAATTAAAGCTACTCAAATCCAGCACAAAACTGaaaacagaaacagtacaaaACAGAGCATTCTCCAGACCAGTTTTCACTAATGCTGGTTTGACTGAAGGAGGAAAGAACAAAAAACCCAAGTGAAGTTAGATAGGCAAAGggattttgtaaaaatgtttttaatgttctTATCCTAATAATTCTATATATCGTTTATCTCACATTTAATGGTTTACAGATTATCTCAGTAACTTCGACAAATATGATACTAATAACCTTGGGACTGAATATGACTACAATTCAGTGATGCATTATGCACGGTAAGAAGTTCAGCCTTTTACCTAGATGTCTGTATCCAAAGATTTAATTTCTCTATGGACCCCTATGGAACAACTTAAAGTATTGGGagaactgaaataaaaaattgttggtgaactttatataaaatacttgcgaaaaaaagctttagctcctagttgttgctctgtgctgcaaccaaatacaatagtagaaatccaaaaaataggaaaaaaaaagcttcagcaggtttgctgcaaaacatttattgtgggtagtagtaacacaacatgttttgggtcaataccctttatcaagtgtactcttgataaagggtattgacccgaaacatgtcatgttaccactacccacaataaatgttttgtagcaaacctgctgaagcttttttcctattttttggatttctacaattgggAGAACTGATCAGTCTGTTTTTCATATGTTGCCATAAAGATCCATCCACCTAAATGTTGATTTTAGCCAatgagctttaaaaaaaaatctttgactATTTTATCACtattatatggaatgcttggCCAAGAACTGGATGCATGTGGAACTGTATGTTTAATTCCTGAGAGCTCACTATTTAACTATAAAATCTTATAAAATGCTGTTCTTTAGTGTGGATTGCTAttgctataatatataatgagatttatttttgtttgtccCTCAGTGATGCATTTAGTAGCAACGGAAACATCACAATTGAGCCCAAGCCTGACCCAAATGTTCCCATTGGACAAAGGAATGGACTTAGTACTTTGGACATTTCTAAGATTAACAAGCTATATGAGTGTGGTAAGTGCCCACAACCTGCCAGTTTTGTCAGTTTACATTATGTTGTCTACATTAGCAAAGCCTACATATCCCTCTtgatatattaaattaaaaaaaaaagtgcaacctAATCCTGACTGTACTAGTATATAGTAACCAGAGTTGGGGTGCCATTAAGGAGCTAGAATAAATACTACAGGCACTTTACACAGAATATTGATTTTATCTATAGCTTCCACCTAAAGCCTAATATTGATGGAGGTCTGAAAGGTGATACATGTGAGTGATTTTTAGATTCCCAAGAAGAAATGAAATTTATATTTCAAAGGGCGTAAAGTAGTTATTTTCTGTTGCCAGATATATTTAGAAACCAATTCAATATCTAATGATTATATACAAGTGGATATGTGAAATGTTAAAGAATCTCAATAAATTGCACTACTCTTTTTAAGGTGTATGCAGTAATTTGCTTGCTGGCACCAGTGGGACGATAATCTCAGCCAACTACCCCTCTGCATATCCAAATAATTCTAGCTGTGTTTGGTTGCTTAGAACGCCATCTGGACAGGTAAAGATCCAAAATTTGCAAACATTATGATTGTGTCTGTATGATTTACATGTAAATTTAATAGCCTGAAGGATTATTTACTAATACAGGTGTAGATATGCATCATGGAAGAATCCCATTAAAACATCCGTTATTTGTCTTCATGAACTTTATTAGAGCCATAGTCAAGGCAAAGCTGGTTGTATGGTTTGCTTCCCTGGTGCCAATATACACTTATGTTAAGTGATGACATCACTGGAACATACCAAAGGCTGAACATTGCATTTGTGGATGGATCTGGTCAAGCGGAGTCCAAGGGGATTCCTGAAACTGTTCCAAGTACATCAAGTGTATAGGAGCTCACAAATTCCTCCTCAATACAGCCAGACAGAAGATTCCAAATGTCCATTAAATCACTTTTTTATTCTTCAGAGGTCTTTGAAGAAATGGCTCTCTGCTGTCACAAGCCTCTCTGCCTGTTCATGTTTTTATGAACAGTATTAATAAGAGTGATTTTATGGACATTTGGAATCTTCTGTCTGCCTGTCTGAGGAGGGATTTGTGAGTGCCTATACACTTGGTGACTTATACACCTAACATAAAGTATATAACCTACACACTTTAATGATTATTGATGTCAGATCAGTGATGgctaagctaaaaaaaaaatcaaatacataaAATTAACATAGGGCCAGTGATCAGCATAGCACACTCAATGAGCTATAAATAAATACCTTATACAAAGTTGCTATTAAAGTCACTATTCGGCTTTTCCATTTCTCTCATTATTGTATCTGTAGGTGACCCTGCAATTCCAAGCCTTTGATATCCAGTCATCTACAGGTTGTGTCTCTGACTACATTAAGATCTATGATGGTCCCACTAAGACGTCCCCTGTGTTAATGGACAGGGCATGTGGTACAGGACTGATCCCTATACAGATTGCCTCCACTAACCAGATGCTGGTTGAGTTTGTCAGTGATGGAGCAGTCACTGGGACCGGCTTCAAAGCAACATACAGCTCAGGTAACATATTTATAACAAaaggaaaaactgtttttttaatcAGTGGTCCTGGTACTTAACAGTATAGGTATGTGTTCTCTTGGCCTTCTACCCAGAAAgcttgaattacaggaaggccatctcccatagacttccttATCTAGAAAgaccaaacattctgaataaaaggtcccataactgtacttgcCATTAGTGTTGCACTATACAAAAAGTAGTACAGGTCACTTCTTACTAATGTCAGGTACTGGATAGCTGATTGCATGCACAAGAGAGATGGACCCCTGGCACGTCATATTAGAAGAGATATATAGCATTTAGTGACTAGATCTAGATGCTGTTTTAGATAGAAACATAGAAACCTAATATGGAGTTTGCAATTAACCTGTGTACATAGGCAAAATGCTGCCACTTATACAAAAATAGGCtaaaatcagcaggcagaatgtaTTTCTAATGCAAACCATGTTTATAGGCTTgagttaaatacaaatatatcttactcatgttatttattttctttcccgATTTACAGTTCAATGTGGTGGAGCTTTCTATGCCTCAACCAAGACTTTCACATCTCCTGGTTACCCTGGATCCTACCCGCCTAACATAGACTGTACCTGGACAATCACAGCTCCAGTTGGAAACAGGGTAAGACACTAATGATAAAGTGAGAGATCTTACACTTATATAATAACTCAATAAAGCAGCAAGATGGAAACTGTGGCCACCTGTTAAAGGTGTCCTAAAGTGTTTGAACAAGTGAAAATGCAACAGCTTCGAAATCTCTCTTTTGACAAATAACAGTATAGCATTTTGATGAGAAGTTAAAAaatgtgaaagaaaggggcaaaAGGCTCTTAACAAACAGAAAGAGCTAGAATGAAGTTTTTGTACACCTTATCAACTTTGCCAGCTTAATGTTCTTCCTTGTAATTGGGGTTAGTCGGTAAcaccattaagggctctggcacacggggaaattagtcgcccgcgacaaaactccatgttcgcgggcgactaatctccccgagttgtcatgacctgccatcccaccggcgaacatgtaagtcgccagcgggatggcacacgcggcggcacgatttcccgaaatcgccgaaaaagacgcAAGTCAGCCACTTATCACTCAAAATGGAATCACTCACTAATTATTAGAGTAATGTAGGTAAgcaataatttcaattttttctttttatgtttacGTCTTTTTTTGTTTATGCAAAGCCAAACTAAAGCCTGCATTTCATTTTAGAAGTCACTAGATCTGAACATTGCTTACATTACACCTGTGTTAGTAATAGAAATCACAAAGTCTGACCATACTAATGCAAATGGCCCTCAGTCTGCTCAAATGCTCCATAGACTTTACTATAtaacattaatatattattttgatcTTGCCCTCAATACAAGTAATTGGCCCCTGCATTTAATAAGTtggtctagatcagtgctgtccaactggcggcccccctctgtgtggccccccacctgtctggctgctttgatggcttacctttgagtaagcattaaatggtatcagtattgtgattaactgccccctgcatggttctcacctcagattcaggctgtaatccctctgtattgtttaaatatgtaatcccctgtgtttttcacaccttttaatacctgtattgttcaccccctgcagtgttcacacctcaggctcagactgtaatcactcccattgttcacttcttcacacctcatactgagtactgtaggcagagtatggcacatgcagccagcatagggcaggtagagtatcgcacacacaggcagggtagggcaggcagagtatggcacacacaggcagggtagggcaggcagagtatggcacacacagtcagggtagggcaggcagagtatggcacacacaggcagggtagggcaggcagagtatggcacacagaggcagcatagggaaggcagagtatggcacacacaggtagggtaggacaggcagagtatggcacacacagacagcataggacaggcagagtgctgcctgtgtgtgccatactatgcctgccttatgctgcctgtgggaggtgaacctggcaggggtttgttgtgggagtttgttagcagttggaaatagccattaaatggtccctaagctgtgtaattatgtactgggggttgctctgctatccacaggggaggaggaggcatatggaatttaagggtatatcttaatatgacataattctttcacatatgaatgatggttgatatccccacagtaaggaccaagcatttgggattttgctgtgctaccaccattgtgataaaataggtgtggtttgaagtgggtgtggtttcaaaaaggggagtggtcaaaactggcttccattagcggccctccaccacgtatgctagagaaattccggccctcggcaccgtagaagttggacagcactggtctagataaATAACATAATCTGGCCTACATAAGGAACCTAGTCAAGAATATGTAACCAGGGACTTGTCCAGTCCTTTTGTTGTGTGTATTATTGCTAGACCCATGTCACTATCAGTCACTATAGTAACCTGTTATACCTCCCAAGAAATACATAACTGCTGTAGATGTTCATATATTGTattgtgtaaataaatgtaatatttctgtGATCCAAAAATACTGAACAACATAGCAACATTGGTCAGCTGGTTTCTGCATTACTCATAATTTCATTGTATGTatcatgaattaaacccaacgcATTCTGTTCTGTTTAACATCTCTAATATGTCTGCATTTGCCTCTCTTGAATCACAGGTATCACTGCGCATAAATTACTTTCAACTTGAGACTGTAACTTCCTGTACATATGACTATGTCAACATTTACAATTCAACCCTTAATGCTGTCATGGGCCCATACTGTGGCCCCATGGGTTTTCAATCTCCCTTTGTTTCCAAATCAAATTCCATGATGATCAAAATGCACACCGACGACTCAAATAACTATAGAGGGTTTAGTGCTACGTATACTTTTGGTGAGTATTCTGATGATTTGTGATTGATTATAACTTCACAATGATTAAATGCACTATGGTATTCTTTAATATAAGGAGTAGTCAGCCTTTTATAGcgataaaatataacaaaagatAAAATTGTACATGTATAACTCTTAATGTTTAAGGCATAATTTGTACTACTTTTTGTCTACAGTGAagtgaagaaagaaaatgatAACAAAGGAATTCCGTGTTTCAGAACAAAGGAAAGCGATGGGCCTCTGCAGCATCTTGTGCACATTATACTAAAAATACTGAAATATAAGGATTctaaatacaattatttattgaaaacattggaaattatataattatgtttgAGAATGTAAGAATcaggaaaaataaaatgtgatttctggAAATTTCTGAGTATGGGCATTTGTATTCTGATATACAGTTAATAAAGGGCATTGAATTATGTTTGTGATGAGAGTAACAGTAAATATCAACAGTTTCTCATAACattatatgcaatataaatgaaTGTGGAACTGCTTCATAATTATAGCTCCTTAGAGCAAAGATTTGTAGACTTGTAGACTTTCAAGCAAACACTTCAGGCTGGTTCTGCTTCAGACTGGTCTTTCTACCAATTACTATTGTGTGTCTGGGATGTTCGCTAGTGCTAGTAGTTCTTGAAACAAATCACACACAATCTTATGGTGGTATTTCACAGATGGTGCAATGAATTATTTTATAGATACTTCAGACAATTTTGACTGCTTGAGAAAAGTTTCACTGTCATAGTATTGGCACCTGTAGGTGAACAGTATTAGCTTTAGAATGATGCTCACAGTGAGGCCTTACTCCAGAAACCTCTTTACCACTGatccttctctggaattcgctcccttaaactatcagactttctcccaatctctctgccttcaagagatctctaaaaacgcatttatttagagaggcttaccctaatctagtttagcaataccctgtgccacacctctcacaactctggtcatgcccattccctcaccttttgtatcggttattgattgctttatatgttactctgtatgtccaatgtatgaaacccactattacagcgctgtggaatatgttataataatgtaataataataataataataataataatcctatgCTGGTGGGTGACATTGCAAACCCTCCTGGTTCCACATTAGAGTCTCTCACTCTTTTACTAACTACACTGAATCTGACTGAATCTGAACACAGATTGTTCCTGACACTGTCTTctcctactgaggcctacctCCATCTCAGGCTCTCCAGCACCAACCACATTCTTCAGCTAGTGGGGTCCAATGAGAATAGCAATTAGTGACTCCCTTATTACAGACAAGGGGAACCAGACAGGTCTAGCCAAGTACAGAACCGCCACTGTAACACTTAAAACTGGATAATATTTTGTTACACCTGCTATTTAAACTAAACTTACTATTGTATTGACCCTATGATTTATGTCTCTTTACTTAGGTTCCCCTTTAGGCAGGCATGCCAGTCAAGTAGCTATGGACATCAAAATGTGGTCCTACTAATGTGATTCTTTGCTGGTTAAGACAGCATCCCCTGCAGTTTAGGAATACCCACAAGGTGTTCTCTATATAAAAGTGGATGACTCACAGGTTTATAAGGTCTTCTTCCCGGGACTTCACCTTATTATGAGGTATTTACAGGAGTGAGTTTAGTTAGTGTATTTAgatctgttatagtcactctaggagtgaaaaggTAGAGAAAGGTTATTTAGATGGGCAGCTCCAGGCCCCTAAGAAGAGAATAGAGAGGTTACCTCATGGCATTAATATCCGTAGTTTAGGAGAATTCAGTGGTTAGCTCAGGACACAGAATATCCCTAAGGAGGGCAGATTATTTGACAGGATGTAAGTCACTGGCTTGGATATCAGTAAGAGATACCTGTGTTTGCCTATAATACTACTGAATGCTGTTGGAGTGAATAAAGAAGTTTTATTTGGTTTATCAGCAATCTCCAGCCTCCTGGTTATTCCTTCCTAACTGGATCCTCAGCTATCTGGCAAGTGGGCGCCAAGGTCCTGGGAGTTGCCTTAGTCAATGGCCTACATGTATCTACACAGCTTATATCAAACATACTTCCAGCCAACACTTACGGGGGTGCTACACTACATAACTAATTAAACTCTGCTCTGGAGAAAAGATACCTGTAGCAATATTTCCATGTGTAGGGCACCAATTGCTACAAACATGACTTATTGCCCCCAGTTTGTTGTACTTGAACCTTCCCATGCATTTAATAATCCCCTGTGCCtgtgaaacacacacacaaaaaaatatttaatgggcaatatacatatatgtttccCATATTTTCCCAGATTTAACACCTTGCATAGGTTTGAGCAGTTCTAACATTATACTGAATAACAAATCATACACTGAAATCTTGTTCTCTGCTatacttttattttaaagaaaccaaaattagtttatttaatgtGACATTGTTCATACGGTAAAACTGGGAAAAACACTTTAATATTTATTAGAACTAAATTTTGCAACAATAGTGACTTTAATGTTCGGCCCATTGGGTGAGTAGGGTGCTGCTTGTGCATCTCAGTTTTCAAATAGTAGAACGTTctcctttctgattttgaaccATTTCACAATTAATCAATGTACATTGCATCTTTTATTtagtatttggtttaattaaaaatTGGACATTGTAATTCTATTGTATGAATACTTTAAAGCACAAACTGGGCATTTACACAGAAATAATTTCTCAGACAATGCCTCCTTTCCATAGAGGGGAGCTGGAACTGCTCTGCTATATGGAAGTTTCAGCATTACACCTATATTCAGGTATCAAGACTGTTACTGACACAGCATATAGCTTATGTTAAACTTGTGGGATGCACAACAGACAACTTTCCTCTTTTCAATacactttattaataaataagagtgACCATTTATATAAATccaataaatcctgccctctgggctcCATCTTCAAACATTTAAGTTCCCACACTGCACTGGATCAGTACGACACCCCTTTTATGGGCAGTATCAGCTCtaaatttttttctttatcacTCCCTCTGCAGACCATATAATGCCCATTAAATGCACTTTTAGGGGCATTGTTtacaaaaatatcaaaaataattTGATAGTTCcattcaaaacaaaaaatacagctcTTACACATAACAAAATGTGCATCATTTATACTCTGAATTAAATTATATTGCATGTGTTAAAGTTTCCCGGCCCTTTAAataatggatttcctttttctctgtagtaatgaaacagtaccttgtaattaatcacAGTTTATTTAGTtgtatatataatccttattggatgcaaaacatttctattgggtttaattaatgttttattgattttttagtagacttaaggtattgagatccaaattacggaaagaccccataatTGCAAAACCGCTTGGGAAAATGCttctactttatttattatacaaaacataaataaGACCGTAAGTTTCAATCTGAATATATCAAGAACAATTTAACAGCTATAATCTAAGAAGTTGATAGAGAATGTGAGTAGCATAGTTTTGGGTGCCAAGGTACAGTTAGCCAAGGGGTGCTTATAAAGGTAGATTACAAGAGTTCTCAGGTGGGTCAAATATCCAGGTGTTGCAATGTTGTGTTTTGTATTGAGGCTACCTTTAGCTGAAATATTCTATTTTTCTTGACCCTTGACTACTGCCTTTGGCATCTTCTATTTGGTTGGTTGTAATTGGTTGCCAGGTAGctgtttaaaaagtgtttttcagGCAGTTGGTGCTCCTATGAGCAATAAGCCAAGCACTTTCTAATGACA from Xenopus tropicalis strain Nigerian chromosome 8, UCB_Xtro_10.0, whole genome shotgun sequence encodes:
- the astl3a.3 gene encoding embryonic protein UVS.2 isoform X5, with translation MDVRISAILLACIIQCAVSSPIQVFYSETDRLENYAVAKEDILKAIGQEDPGKTETQDSMDIYSSILEANKDIRLPTREGDIIQNPGRNAINCPSCLWPKSDDGTVPVPYNFSYSYNADQLALFKTAMQEFETLTCVRFVPWTTEDDFLNIMSNGGCASLIGKSGGSQIVWLDASGCMSKGIIQHELNHALGFYHEQNRSDRDDYVIIHPENIIPDYLSNFDKYDTNNLGTEYDYNSVMHYARDAFSSNGNITIEPKPDPNVPIGQRNGLSTLDISKINKLYECGVCSNLLAGTSGTIISANYPSAYPNNSSCVWLLRTPSGQVTLQFQAFDIQSSTGCVSDYIKIYDGPTKTSPVLMDRACGTGLIPIQIASTNQMLVEFVSDGAVTGTGFKATYSSVQCGGAFYASTKTFTSPGYPGSYPPNIDCTWTITAPVGNRVSLRINYFQLETVTSCTYDYVNIYNSTLNAVMGPYCGPMGFQSPFVSKSNSMMIKMHTDDSNNYRGFSATYTFVK
- the astl3a.3 gene encoding embryonic protein UVS.2 isoform X3 gives rise to the protein MDVRISAILLACIIQCAVSSPIQVFYSETDRLEENYAVAKEDILKAIGQEDPGKTETQDSMDIYSSILEANKDIRLPTREGDIIQNPGRNAINCPSCLWPKSDDGTVPVPYNFSYSYNADQLALFKTAMQEFETLTCVRFVPWTTEDDFLNIMSNGGCASLIGKSGGSQIVWLDASGCMSKGIIQHELNHALGFYHEQNRSDRDDYVIIHPENIIPDYLSNFDKYDTNNLGTEYDYNSVMHYARDAFSSNGNITIEPKPDPNVPIGQRNGLSTLDISKINKLYECGVCSNLLAGTSGTIISANYPSAYPNNSSCVWLLRTPSGQVTLQFQAFDIQSSTGCVSDYIKIYDGPTKTSPVLMDRACGTGLIPIQIASTNQMLVEFVSDGAVTGTGFKATYSSVQCGGAFYASTKTFTSPGYPGSYPPNIDCTWTITAPVGNRVSLRINYFQLETVTSCTYDYVNIYNSTLNAVMGPYCGPMGFQSPFVSKSNSMMIKMHTDDSNNYRGFSATYTFVK
- the astl3a.3 gene encoding embryonic protein UVS.2 isoform X4 produces the protein MDVRISAILLACIIQCAVSSPIQVFYSETDRLEENYAVAKEDILKAIGQEDPGKTETQDSMDIYSSILEANKDIRLPTREGDIIQNPGRNAINCPSCLWPKSDDGTVPVPYNFSYSYNADQLALFKTAMQEFETLTCVRFVPWTTEDDFLNIMSNGGCASLIGKSGGSQIVWLDASGCMSKGIIQHELNHALGFYHEQNRSDRDDYVIIHPENIIPDYLSNFDKYDTNNLGTEYDYNSVMHYARDAFSSNGNITIEPKPDPNVPIGQRNGLSTLDISKINKLYECGVCSNLLAGTSGTIISANYPSAYPNNSSCVWLLRTPSGQVTLQFQAFDIQSSTGCVSDYIKIYDGPTKTSPVLMDRACGTGLIPIQIASTNQMLVEFVSDGAVTGTGFKATYSSVQCGGAFYASTKTFTSPGYPGSYPPNIDCTWTITAPVGNRVSLRINYFQLETVTSCTYDYVNIYNSTLNAVMGPYCGPMGFQSPFVSKSNSMMIKMHTDDSNNYRGFSATYTFVK